One Bacteriovorax sp. Seq25_V DNA window includes the following coding sequences:
- a CDS encoding methyl-accepting chemotaxis protein → MKKFSFKFKILSLCLFLCSVSIVISVISYRGLNLIHEKSDVVTENVLPRMEIVNSMALNYRRIRIELRTLGLKGLTLDQKAAAINESIKAIAKYKEQSSKLDQVEMSVEERKQVSALAKKWNNFENIGKEAIALAQKNDETSITRLMNIFLKDCPEAASAYREVMDKLLNYYSNKLQETKKKSTDMINNIELLILLVSMIGIILGFFIAVYFSNRMAKSIEEISKSLRESSLKFNDGAKLIAKSADDLSSSSVSQLSSLQQTSVAIEEISAMVQLTSTNSESSMSIASSSLANVENGKKIVGKMIESMDMINKHNDEIIEKITSNNKQMSDIVDLIEEINEKTKVINDIVFQTKLLSFNASVEAARAGEAGKGFAVVAEEVGKLAQISGTAATEIETMLDNSTKKVEMIAKSTEEEMLSLIGRAKETVDMGSSTSLECQRILEDIFSSISRVTESATEISTATQEQAKGLFEVKDAVKTLDESTERNTNVAKSSLTLSKNLESQSQELNHLILELSELMYGDKAA, encoded by the coding sequence ATGAAGAAATTTAGCTTTAAGTTTAAGATACTATCTCTATGTTTGTTTCTGTGCTCTGTCAGTATTGTAATTAGCGTGATTTCATATAGGGGTTTGAACCTTATCCATGAAAAAAGTGATGTTGTGACTGAAAATGTCTTACCGCGAATGGAAATTGTCAATTCTATGGCATTGAATTACAGAAGAATTAGGATTGAATTAAGAACCCTTGGGCTTAAAGGATTAACACTTGATCAAAAAGCTGCTGCGATAAACGAGTCAATCAAGGCCATTGCTAAATACAAAGAGCAATCATCTAAGCTTGATCAAGTTGAAATGAGTGTCGAGGAGAGGAAGCAAGTTTCTGCTTTAGCAAAGAAATGGAATAATTTTGAGAATATTGGTAAAGAAGCCATCGCTCTTGCACAAAAAAACGACGAGACTTCTATTACGAGATTGATGAATATATTCTTAAAAGATTGTCCCGAGGCTGCTTCTGCCTACCGAGAGGTCATGGATAAGCTTCTAAATTACTACTCTAATAAATTGCAAGAAACTAAAAAGAAATCAACAGATATGATTAATAATATTGAGTTGCTGATTCTCTTAGTTTCCATGATTGGAATTATTCTTGGTTTTTTTATAGCAGTTTATTTCTCTAATCGTATGGCAAAATCTATTGAGGAGATATCTAAGTCTTTAAGAGAAAGTTCTTTGAAGTTTAATGATGGAGCCAAACTTATTGCGAAGTCTGCAGATGATCTCTCTAGTTCTTCTGTCTCACAGTTAAGCTCTCTACAGCAAACATCTGTGGCAATTGAAGAAATTAGTGCAATGGTTCAGCTCACTTCTACTAACAGTGAAAGCTCAATGAGCATTGCTAGTAGTTCACTTGCCAATGTTGAAAATGGGAAGAAAATTGTCGGAAAAATGATTGAGTCAATGGATATGATTAACAAGCATAACGATGAAATTATTGAAAAGATAACAAGTAATAATAAACAAATGTCAGATATCGTCGATTTAATTGAGGAAATAAATGAGAAGACAAAAGTTATTAACGATATCGTTTTTCAAACTAAGCTTCTATCATTCAACGCTTCTGTTGAAGCAGCAAGAGCCGGTGAGGCCGGAAAAGGTTTTGCCGTCGTAGCTGAAGAGGTCGGAAAGCTTGCCCAGATAAGTGGAACTGCTGCAACCGAGATTGAGACTATGCTTGATAATAGTACAAAAAAAGTTGAAATGATCGCCAAATCCACAGAGGAAGAAATGCTGAGTTTGATTGGAAGGGCTAAGGAGACTGTTGATATGGGGAGTTCTACTTCTCTTGAATGTCAGAGGATACTTGAGGACATCTTTTCATCTATTAGCCGAGTTACAGAATCAGCAACGGAAATATCAACAGCTACTCAGGAGCAGGCGAAAGGATTATTTGAGGTTAAAGATGCTGTGAAGACCCTTGATGAATCCACTGAAAGAAATACAAACGTTGCAAAATCGTCTTTAACTCTATCAAAGAATCTTGAGAGTCAATCACAAGAGCTTAATCACCTTATACTTGAGCTTAGTGAACTTATGTATGGTGATAAAGCCGCATAA
- a CDS encoding methionine--tRNA ligase has translation MTENKNEKNMRPKQDIPSILDRVSRPKKAVITAGMPYANGPVHLGHLAGAHVPADIYARWVKLLIGQENVLFVCGTDDHGSTSEVAAKKLGKTTQEFIEEVHAKQSQTMQRYSIGLDTYTGTSREENFEAHKELCQDFLRKMHANDMLERKTSKQWFDPSLSMFLPDRYVQGQCPNQNCTNMAAYSDDCDVCGMQYDPSELINPKSTLSDATPVLKDTDHWYLNMWKVTDQLIEWLSTKEKTWRKSILQEVFGTVYPSVVFSNKSEPLYKEIKDSLPAHKSRYAPGKQVLVQLNSLKDLEVTMKLLTEKGIECTLNNGWAKRSITRDVSWGIPVPTDIEPGMEGKTLYVWPESLIAPISFSKVALKKKGLSEDKYKDFWCDPEAKVFQFLGTDNVFFYVLMQGSMWFGVQADPMRQPIAGELQQTDIFSNFHLQINGEKMSKSKGNFYTGDQLVDEMGYTPDQLRYFLSTLSLSEKASNFDFEVFKNKNQFLAGPLNASFEKPISACHSKFGSIVKKGKLIGKTEAETLKVVQSYVRFMERAEYPKALGAVENYARIVNGLFNQYKPHDDRFPEEERVDALYSSFYILKNLVVMLSPFVPETMEKLRKSLNLPESIYSIDSLKDEFPADHKIGEQVEFFPGASSEE, from the coding sequence ATGACTGAAAACAAAAACGAAAAAAACATGCGTCCAAAACAGGACATTCCATCAATCCTTGATCGCGTATCTCGCCCAAAGAAGGCCGTGATTACTGCGGGTATGCCTTATGCAAACGGACCTGTTCACTTAGGTCACCTTGCGGGAGCTCACGTTCCTGCGGATATTTATGCGAGATGGGTAAAACTTCTTATTGGGCAAGAAAATGTTCTTTTTGTCTGTGGGACAGATGACCATGGCTCAACAAGTGAAGTTGCCGCTAAGAAATTGGGGAAGACGACTCAGGAATTCATCGAAGAAGTTCATGCAAAGCAATCTCAAACAATGCAGAGATATTCAATTGGACTTGATACTTACACAGGAACATCTCGTGAAGAGAATTTTGAGGCCCACAAGGAGCTGTGCCAGGATTTCCTACGTAAGATGCATGCAAATGATATGCTTGAGAGAAAAACAAGTAAGCAGTGGTTTGATCCATCTCTAAGTATGTTCCTACCTGATCGTTATGTTCAAGGTCAGTGTCCAAATCAGAATTGTACCAATATGGCAGCTTACAGTGATGACTGTGATGTGTGTGGAATGCAGTATGATCCAAGTGAACTTATTAATCCAAAGAGTACGCTAAGTGATGCAACACCTGTGTTAAAAGATACTGATCATTGGTATTTAAATATGTGGAAGGTAACTGATCAATTGATTGAATGGTTATCGACAAAAGAGAAAACATGGAGAAAATCTATCCTTCAAGAAGTTTTTGGGACAGTTTATCCTTCTGTTGTTTTCTCAAATAAGTCTGAGCCGCTTTATAAAGAAATTAAAGATAGTCTTCCGGCCCATAAGAGTCGTTATGCTCCAGGAAAGCAAGTTCTCGTACAATTAAATTCTCTTAAAGATCTTGAAGTGACGATGAAGCTTCTAACTGAAAAGGGTATTGAGTGCACTTTAAATAACGGTTGGGCAAAACGCTCGATCACAAGAGATGTATCTTGGGGAATTCCTGTTCCAACAGATATTGAGCCGGGAATGGAAGGTAAAACTCTTTACGTATGGCCAGAATCTTTAATTGCTCCAATTTCTTTTTCTAAAGTCGCTCTTAAAAAGAAAGGTTTATCAGAAGATAAGTACAAAGACTTTTGGTGCGACCCAGAAGCAAAGGTTTTTCAATTTCTTGGAACAGATAACGTATTTTTCTATGTTCTTATGCAAGGAAGTATGTGGTTTGGAGTTCAGGCCGACCCAATGAGACAGCCAATAGCTGGAGAGTTACAACAGACAGATATCTTCAGTAACTTTCACCTGCAGATAAATGGTGAAAAGATGAGTAAGTCCAAAGGGAACTTCTACACAGGAGATCAGCTAGTTGATGAGATGGGATACACTCCAGATCAACTTAGATACTTCTTATCGACACTCAGTTTATCAGAAAAAGCTTCTAACTTTGACTTTGAGGTCTTTAAAAATAAGAACCAGTTCTTAGCTGGTCCACTAAATGCCTCGTTTGAAAAACCAATTTCTGCATGTCATTCGAAATTTGGCTCAATTGTAAAAAAAGGAAAGCTAATTGGTAAAACAGAAGCTGAAACTTTAAAAGTTGTTCAGTCTTATGTACGCTTTATGGAAAGAGCTGAATATCCAAAGGCCCTAGGAGCAGTTGAAAACTATGCTCGTATTGTAAATGGATTATTCAATCAGTATAAGCCACATGATGATAGGTTCCCTGAAGAAGAGAGAGTGGATGCTCTTTATTCAAGTTTTTATATCTTAAAGAATCTTGTCGTAATGCTTTCTCCATTTGTTCCAGAGACAATGGAGAAGCTAAGAAAATCTCTAAACCTTCCTGAGTCGATTTACTCAATCGATTCATTAAAGGATGAATTTCCTGCAGACCATAAAATTGGTGAGCAGGTTGAATTTTTTCCTGGAGCAAGTTCAGAAGAATAA